One genomic segment of Musa acuminata AAA Group cultivar baxijiao chromosome BXJ3-3, Cavendish_Baxijiao_AAA, whole genome shotgun sequence includes these proteins:
- the LOC103977985 gene encoding U-box domain-containing protein 15 — MVEEAEPVADSGDSSTDGSAEHWLSRTLLLVPIAIEKARSAKGFAGRWKSIADKLQSLPPCLSDLSSHPCFARHALCRELLQSVVTTLSEAVELADRCGCDGDGRSLGKLRMQSDLDALSGKLDLNLRDCGLLVKTGVLGEAALPPAGAARPGEAELASSNLGELLARLQFGHSEAKLRALDGLLEAMREDEKSVVAALGRSNVSALILLLTTTSPMVREKAATAVCLLTESGNCESLLVSEGVLPSLIRLLESGSLVAREKAVISLQRLSMSANTARLIARHGGIRPLIEVCLIGDSISQSAAAGALNNLSAVPESRQSLVDEGVVRVMINLLDRGIVLGSKEYAAECLQHLTSSNESLRALVVSEGGIRSLLAYLDGPLQQESAVCALKNLVGSVSMDSLLSLGLLPRLVNVLKDGSLGAQQAAAAAICKISSSVESKRIVGEFGCLPLLVRMLEAKSSSGREAAAQAIASLMTHPHNGSEVKKDGKSVPNLVQLLDPSPQNTAKKYAVSCLLILSSSKKCKKMMISYGAIGYLKKLSDMNVPGSKKLLERLEQRRLRNLFSRK, encoded by the coding sequence ATGGTGGAAGAGGCCGAGCCAGTCGCTGACTCCGGTGACAGTAGTACCGACGGATCCGCGGAGCACTGGCTCTCCCGCACCCTCCTGCTCGTCCCCATCGCCATTGAGAAGGCCAGGTCCGCCAAGGGCTTCGCTGGGCGGTGGAAATCTATCGCTGACAAGCTCCAGAGCCTGCCCCCCTGCCTCTCCGACCTCTCCAGCCACCCCTGCTTCGCCCGCCACGCCCTCTGCCGCGAGCTGCTCCAGTCCGTCGTCACCACCCTCTCCGAAGCCGTCGAATTGGCCGACCGATGCGGCTGCGATGGGGACGGGCGCTCCCTCGGCAAGCTCCGGATGCAGAGCGACCTCGATGCCCTGTCAGGCAAGCTCGACCTCAATCTCCGTGACTGCGGGCTTCTGGTCAAGACTGGCGTCCTAGGTGAGGCAGCGCTCCCTCCGGCCGGCGCCGCACGGCCCGGCGAGGCGGAGCTCGCCAGCTCGAATCTCGGCGAGCTGCTCGCCCGCCTTCAGTTCGGCCACTCCGAGGCGAAGCTGCGGGCCTTGGATGGGTTGTTGGAGGCCATGAGGGAGGACGAGAAGAGCGTGGTGGCGGCCTTGGGCCGAAGCAATGTCTCCGCCCTGATACTACTATTGACGACCACCTCGCCCATGGTCAGGGAGAAGGCCGCAACTGCGGTGTGCTTGCTCACTGAGTCAGGAAATTGCGAGAGTTTGCTGGTCTCCGAGGGAGTGCTGCCGTCGCTGATCCGGCTTCTGGAATCTGGGAGCTTGGTAGCCCGAGAAAAAGCGGTGATCTCGCTTCAGAGGCTGTCCATGTCCGCCAACACCGCCCGTTTGATCGCTCGCCATGGTGGAATTCGCCCTCTAATCGAAGTCTGTCTGATCGGGGACTCCATTTCTCAGTCAGCCGCTGCCGGTGCGCTGAACAACCTCTCTGCAGTGCCCGAATCCAGGCAGAGTCTCGTGGATGAGGGAGTCGTTCGTGTCATGATCAATCTGCTTGATCGCGGAATCGTGTTGGGATCGAAGGAGTATGCTGCTGAGTGTTTGCAGCACTTGACTTCCAGCAACGAGAGCCTAAGGGCATTGGTCGTGTCGGAGGGAGGAATTCGGAGCCTTCTGGCATACCTTGATGGACCATTACAACAGGAATCTGCAGTTTGTGCATTGAAAAATCTGGTAGGATCTGTTTCTATGGATAGTCTCCTCTCGCTTGGTCTGCTTCCTCGCCTGGTGAATGTGTTGAAAGATGGATCTTTGGGCGCGCAgcaggctgctgcagctgccattTGTAAGATTTCCAGCTCGGTGGAGTCCAAGAGAATTGTTGGAGAGTTTGGTTGCTTACCCTTGCTGGTAAGGATGCTCGAGGCCAAGAGTAGCAGCGGAAGGGAGGCTGCCGCACAGGCGATTGCTAGCTTGATGACCCATCCACATAACGGTAGCGAAGTTAAGAAGGATGGGAAGAGCGTGCCAAATCTGGTTCAGTTGCTCGATCCCAGCCCTCAGAATACAGCGAAGAAGTATGCTGTGTCTTGCCTTCTAATTCTGTCGTCGAGCAAAAAATGCAAGAAAATGATGATTTCATATGGTGCAATTGGTTATCTCAAGAAGCTGTCAGATATGAATGTTCCCGGTTCGAAGAAGTTGCTCGAGCGATTGGAACAACGGAGGTTGCGGAACTTGTTCAGCAGGAAATAG
- the LOC103977986 gene encoding BAG family molecular chaperone regulator 1, with translation MRSKTGGRTVAFSPIKESPAAAEKAAGWEVRPCGMLVQKRGADADATAAPVPTIRVKVKHGSVYHEIYVSSQATFGELKKALSAKTGLHPLDMKLLYKDKERESTAFLDTAGVKDKSKVVLEEDPTAQAKRLLERRQTDKMEKATKSIAAISLEVDRLASKVSALEAIVNRGGRVVEHDVNNLIESLMNELIKLDAVVADGDVKLQRRMQIKRVQKYVETLDAVKIKNAMPRAKVQPSKEQPQQHPTQPQNQQRHPIQQQKRDSQPTRRPYQQQNLEQPQVVVTTKWETFDSLLFVPSTSTSTAAASSAPHARFDWEPF, from the exons ATGCGGTCGAAGACAGGCGGCAGGACGGTGGCGTTCAGCCCCATAAAGGAGTCGCCGGCGGCTGCGGAGAAGGCCGCGGGGTGGGAAGTCAGGCCGTGCGGGATGCTCGTCCAGAAGCGCGGCGCCGACGCCGACGCCACGGCCGCTCCCGTGCCCACCATCCGCGTCAAGGTCAAGCACGGCTCCGTGTACCACGAGATCTACGTCAGCTCGCAGGCCACCTTCG GGGAGCTGAAGAAGGCGTTGTCTGCCAAGACGGGGCTGCACCCCTTGGACATGAAGCTGCTGTACAAGGACAAGGAGAGGGAGTCGACGGCGTTCCTCGACACCGCCGGCGTGAAGGACAAGTCCAAGGTGGTGTTGGAGGAAGACCCCACGGCGCAGGCGAAACGCCTGCTCGAGAGGCGCCAGACCGACAAGATGGAGAAGGCCACCAAGTCCATCGCCGCCATCAGCCTCGAGGTCGATCGTCTCGCCTCCAAG GTGTCGGCGCTGGAGGCCATCGTGAACAGAGGTGGGAGGGTGGTGGAGCATGATGTGAACAATCTCATCGAGTCTTTGATGAACGAGCTGATCAAGTTGGACGCCGTCGTTGCCGACGGGGATGTGAAGCTGCAGAGGAGAATGCAG ATCAAGAGAGTGCAGAAGTATGTCGAAACCTTGGACGCGGTCAAGATCAAGAACGCGATGCCAAGAGCGAAGGTCCaacctagcaaagagcagccgcaGCAACATCCGACTCAGCCTCAGAATCAACAGCGACATCCAATTCAGCAGCAAAAGAGGGATTCGCAGCCAACACGGAGGCCCTATCAACAACAGAACCTTGAGCAGCCACAGGTGGTGGTGACGACGAAGTGGGAAACATTCGATTCCCTCCTGTTCGTGCCATCCACCTCCACGTCCACCGCGGCCGCCTCGTCCGCTCCACATGCAAGGTTCGACTGGGAGCCATTTtga